A region of the Phycisphaerae bacterium genome:
ATCCGTTCGTGCTGGCGCTCACCAACCCGGCTGCGTACGCGGGGCAGTTCCCGAGTTGCAACATCATGAACGGCGACATCAACGGCGACGGGTCGGTCGGCTTCGGCGACATCAACCCGTTCGTGAATCTGCTGACAACGCCGTAAGCGCCGGCGCCTGATCATGGGGATAGGCTCGATCGCATGACGAGCGCGCCTATCCCCTTTTCTATGCCGCCCTTTTCGTGAGCGGTGGGGTGCTTTCCGAAATCGACGCGGCCGGGCAGAATGCGCGGATGCCGAAGTCGAAGCGAAATTGGCTCCGCTGGCTGATCTGGGGCCTGCTGGGCCTGAGCGCGCTGCTGATGGTCACCTACACCCGGCTGACCGACCCGGCCCGGCTGCGGGCAAGCGTCCTGGCGGCGTTCCAGCGGCTGCCGGTCAAGGGCGTCGATCTCGGCGAGGCGCGTTTTTCACTGCGGCATGGCCTGGAACTGACCGACCTGGTCTTCGATCCGCCGCGGGCCGCCGATGTCATCCGCGGCAACGACGCCGGGCCGCTGCTGCGGATTGGCACCGTGCGGCTGAGCTGCGCGCCGGGGAGCCTGCTGCTGGGGCGCGTTGAGCCGACGCGCATAGAGTTGTCGAACGTCGCCGCCAGCATCGTGTGCAATCCGGGCGGGGAGTCGGACAGCCGCGAGGCGGAGCTGGTCGAGGTGGACGTGCGCCGGCTGTGGGACCTGCTCAGCCAGAGCGAGCTGCGCCTGCCGGAGTTCGAGGTTGCCCAGGGGGACGTGCAGTTGCTGGTGCGGGAGCGCGGGCGGGCGCAGTTGCTGCAACGGCTGCTGGTGCGTGCCGTCGGCCGTCCCACTGACGATGGGTTCGAGCTGCGCATCGAGCGGCGTCCGTTGGGTGACACGCCGCTGGCCGAGGTGAAGTGGGATCAGCGCAGCGGCGAGCTGACCCTGACCGGCGACTGGGTGGACCTGCGCACCGTGGCGCGACTCATGCCGCCGCGCGCGGCGGACGCGCTGGCGCGGCTGGACTTGGCAGGCCGCGCGCGGCTCGCAAGGCTCGTGCTGCGCGAGAACACGGACGGGGACGCGACGGCATCTACGGATGCGCCGATGCAACTGGGCCCGACGGAAGTGCGTCTGGCCGATGTGCGCTGCCGGCTGCCGCTGGATGAGGAAGAGCACGGCGCATCGGACGCCGCCGGCCCGGGCGAGTGCTATCTGCAGATGGCCCATGCGACGGCGGCGCTGGTCTATCGTCCCGGCGCGGGGGCGATGCCCGGCGTCTGGGAGCTGCGCGCGGAGGGGCAGCTGCATGCAGCGCCGGCCGTGGTGGAAGTGCACGCGCGCGCGGACGCGCTGCGCCGTCTGTGGCGCGCGCCGGACACGGCGGAGACCGCTGGGCTGTGCCTCGACGATATCCCGCACGCCGATGTGCAGGTCTCCGGGCTGGAACTGCCGACCGAGCGCACGTTTCCGGCGTTCGTGCACGCGCGGCAACTGCCGGGCCCGCTGGCGGCGGTGTTTCGTGATTATGTGCCACGTGGGCGGGTGAATCTGCACGTGCGGCTCCTACCTGACGGGGCGTGCGGCGCCGACGGGACGGTGCTGGCCGGCGCGGGGCGTCTGGAGGCGGAGATAGAAGCGCTGGGGGCCGCCTGTCGCTACCGCCACTTTCCGTATGACTTCGAGGATGCGCGGGGCACGCTGCGGCTGACGGGGGGCCGCGTGTTGTTCGACAATCTCACCGCCCGGCACGGTGCAGGCCGGATCACCGCCACGGGCGTCGTGAACAACACGCGTTCCTGGGCCGGGTTCGAACTGTGTTTCCGTGGCCAGGACGTGGCGCTGAACGACGACCTGTACGCGGCCTTGCCGGATAAATACCGGCGGCTGTGGCGCCAGGCGGCGCCCTTGGGCCTGTGCGATGTGGCGGCAACGGTGGGGCGGCCGGAGGGTTCAGCCGCGACGGGGGCGCTGCCAGCGGACGTCGCGATCGAGGCGCACCTGTTGGGAGGGAGCTTGGCGCTCGCGCAGGGACGGCGGCTGGATCACGTGGACGGGTGGCTGAACGTGGGCGGCGACGCGCTGCGCGTGCAGAGTCTGCACGGCTACGATGGCGATGCCGGCGTGTGGCTGGACGGCGACCTGCGTCTGCGCGACGGCGACACGCAAACCGATCTGCGCGTCGCGGTCAGCGATCTGCCGCTGGGGCAGAGCACCACGCTGGGGGCGCGGGGGGGCGCCGCCGCGCCGGCGGCGCAGTTCGCCGGGCTTGCCGACGTTGTCGGGCGGATCGCGGGCACACCAGCGGAGGGCGCGCGGGAGCAGCACCTGGCCGTGCGGATCAAGACCGGCCGGTTGCATGGCCTGGATGCGGCGCGCGTCTGGGTGGTCGAGCATGGCCTGGTGTTGGTGCGCGGGACCGCGCGCCGCCTGGTGTCGTTTGTCTGCGCGCAGGGAGCGGACCGGCTGGAGCTCAGTGGCGCGCTGCCGCCGGAAGGCGCCGCGCCCGGCCCGCTGGACCTGGATGTGCACGCGCAGACGACGGGGCTGCAGGAGCTCTATCCGCAGTTCATTCCGCCGGCGTGGGCGGAGCTGGTGGACGAAGTGGGGCTGGCGGGCGCCGCGGATGTCACCGTGCGGCTGCGTCGCGAGGATGCCGGCGGCAGTGGTGCGGAGCAGATTGCCGAGGTGACCATGCATGCCGCGCAGATGCGGGCGCGGTCCCTGCCACTGGCGCTGCGTGACGTGGACGCGGAGGTGGCGCTGTCGCCGGGGCGCTTTCGGGTGGTGCGCGCAGCGGCGGCGTGTGGTACGGCGGGGAAAGTACTGGTGACGCAACCGCAGGATGGGACCTGGGGCGCGGGGCATCTGGACGCGCTGTTCGACATTGTCGCGGAGCAGATGGTGCTGGACGATGCCGCGCGCGCCGCACTGCCGGAGAAGGCTGCGGAGCTGCTGGAGCGGCTGGAGGCCCGCGGCGAGTTTGACGCCTACCTGCCGCGGGTGCACGTCAGTGGGGCTGCGGAACGCACCTGGCGTCTCGAGGGCCGCCTGCCGCTGCGGAACGCCGCGCTGCAGATGGGGCTCGATCTTCGCCTGACCGCCGCGCAGCTCTATGGCACGTGCACGATCGGGCCGACGGGCGCGGTCGACCTGGAGGCCCAGTTCGACATCGAGGCGGGGCAGCTCGGCGGGCGTCGCATCGCGCGCTGGGAGGGGCTGCTGCGGCGCGCGGCCGGCGAGCGCTGGGTGGTGCTCGAGAATCTGCAAGGCCAGCTCTGCGATGGCGCGGCCCAGGGGGCGCTGCGCATCGACCCTCAAACGTCCGACTACGAATTGAGCCTGCGGTTGTACGGCGTCAGCGCGGCCGAGCTCCTGCCACCGCGCCCCGACCGGCCCGAGCAGCGGCGGCCCGGCCGGATTGACGGCGAAGTCTGGCTGCGCGGGCGCGGCGCGGACAGCGGCAGCCGCCGGGGCGGAGGGCACCTGCGCATCAGCGGCGCCTCGTTTCTGCAGACGCCGGTGCTGGCATCGATCTTCACGGTGCGGCCGCAGGCGGGGCGCAGCGAGACGGTCGATCAGGCGGACCTGCGCTTCCTGTGGGAAGGACACGAAGTGTGGCTGGAGCACATCGTGATTGACAGCCGGGACCTGCGGCTGGTGGGCACGGGCACGTGGGACCTGCGCGACGACAGCGTGCGCATGACGCTGTGGGGTGCGCGGCCCGAAACCTGGCCGCGCATCTCGGTGCTCACGGAACTGCTGGAGACGGCCGGCCAGGAGCTGATTCAGTATCGCGTGGATGGCACGCTGGCCAAGACGCGGGTGACCGCTGAACCGTTATACCGGCTGAACGATGCGCTGCGGCGCGCGCTTGGGGAGCAATAGCGTCCGACAGCGGACCTTACTCGAGGTACCCGAGGTCGCTGAGGCGCTGCTCCAGCACGCGGCGGTCTTCGTCGGTGTAGGCTTCCTCCTCGGCCCGCGGTACGGGCGCGACCGGCGGTTCCTGCTCGACGACGGGCTCGATCGCGAACGCCTCACGGACGACGCGGCCCTCCATGTCCACCGGCACGCGCAGGCCGAGCGCGGCGAGCGTCGTGGGCGTGATGTCCACGATGTTGGCGTCGACGCGCGCGCCGCAACGGACGTTGGGGCCGCCCAGCGCGAGGATGCCTTCCACGCGGTGTGTGCCTTCGAGCCGGGAGGCGTGGCACCAGCGAACGGGCTGGCGCCCGCGGATCTTGCGCACGACCGCGAGGCCCGGGTGCGGGGCCAGCATCAGGTCCGGAAGATTGGGGTTCACGTCGCGGCTGCAGCCGTACAGCTCTTCGGTCTTGTGTACCTCGGTGAAGATCGGCGTGACCTGTCCGTCGGGCTGGCGGATGGTTTCGCGGCGCAGCCGGTCGGCCAGCTCGTCGCGCAGGCGTTCGTACTGCGCGGGCGGCACGATGCCCAGCGGCCCGCGGCCCTGCAGATTGATGTACAGATAGCCGTAGATGCCGGCGTGCATGACGCAGGCGCGGGTCCGGCTCCAGTCGACGGCGAGATCGCGTTCGATGCCGCGGCTGCCCTGCTCGAAGCGCGTGGCGCGGCCCTTCGTGAGGCGGTGCAGCCAGTGTCCGGCGCGCGTGCGGGCCTGGTCCCAGGGGCTGCGCAGGGCCAGGTAGCCCCAGCGGCTGAGCAGCAGGTTGGGCTGCGCCTTGCCGTCCAGGCTGCCGTGGCCGTGGTCGGACATGATCAGCACGGTGGCCCCGTTGCGGTGCGCGTACGCGAAGAGTTCGCCCAGTACCTTGTCGAGCCGCTCGAAGCAGCGCGCGGCGAGCTCGGCCTCGGCGGGGTAGCGCCGGCTGGTGCGTGGATCAAGGTACTTCCAGGCCTTGTGCTGGAGATTGTCGACCAGCTTGAAGACCGTCATCAGCACGTCCCAGCCGAACTTGTCGCCGCAGTACTCGGTCAGCCGCGCGCCCTGGTCGAAGCTGTTGGCGATGTACTCGAGGTTGTCTTCGAGTTGCGCCCGCTTGCCGAGGGCCGTCCGACGCCAGTTCGTGCGGTAGTCGTAGGTGGGGATGAGGTGGAAGATCTCCTGCTTCAGCTCCGGCGGCCAGGTGAATTGCGCGTCGACGCTGGGAGTCTCGAAGCCGCTGATCATGAAGCCGTTGACCGGCTTGGGCGGGTACGTCATCGGCACATTGATGCTGCCGACGCGCAGGCCCTTTTCGCTGAGGAGCTGCCAGAGCGTCTTCTCGCGGATCTCGTAGGTGCTGTTGAAGGTCAGCGTGTGCGTGGTCGCGTCGTACGTCTCGAAGTCGAGAATGCCGTGCCGACCGGGGCCCTTGCCGGTCATGAACGTCGTCCAGGCGGCGGGCGTGATGGGTGGCTGGGTGGACTCGAGGACGCCCCACACGCCGTCGGCAATGAACCGCTTGAGGTGCGGCATGCGGCCGGCGTCGAGGAGGGGATGGAGGACGGCGAAGGTGGCGCCGTCCAGTCCGATAATCAGCAGGCGATCCGCCACCGACTTCAGCGGCCGCTTCGCCCGCGGCTGGGCGGTCGTCTGTCGCGCGGCGACAAGGGATGAGGTCGTGTCCATGTCAGCAGCCTTCCTGCCGGTGTTGCCCGGTCTCGCACCAACAGCATACCGGTTTTTGCCGGGCTGAGTAGGGCCCGGTCACATCAGGCGAGCGGCAGCCGCGGCTGTTCCGGCGCGACGATCAGGTCGTAACCGGTGGTGTCCACGCACCGCACGGGCACATAATCACCCGGTGCATGGCCGCTCGCGGGCAGAATGCTCACCGCGTCCACCTCGGGGGCCTGTCCAGCGTGTCGCCCCACGCAGCGCTCGGCGCTCCGTTCGTCAATCACCACGTCCAGCCGCGACCCGATTCGACGCCGGGCGGCGGCAAACGCGACTTCCTGCTGCGCCAACATCAAACGCGCGTGACGTTCCTGCTTGACCTGCTCTTCGAGCTGGCCCTTCATCCGGCCTGCCGGTGTATCCGACTCGCGCGAATACATGAATGTTCCCACGGCGTCGAAGCCGAACGCACGCACGAAGCGCAGGAGCTCTTCGAACTCCGCGTCCGTCTCGCCGGGGAACCCGACGATGAACGTCGTGCGGATCGTCACGCCGGGAATCCGCCGGCGGAGCTTGTCGAGTAGATCCTCCGTTCGGCGGCGCGTCACGCGGCGGCCCATGGCGCGCAGCATCCGGTCGTTGATGTGCTGCAGCGGGATGTCGATGTACTTCACAATGCGTTTGCACTCGGCGATCGCTTCGATCATGGCGTCGGTGAAGACCGAGGGATAGACGTACATCAGGCGCAGCCAGCGCGCCCCGTCGCAATCCGTGTCCAGTCGCCGCAGCAGCCCGGACAGGCCGCGCTCATCGCCGCGGTCCTCGCCGTAGCTCGTGGTGTCCTGCCCAATCAGGATCAACTCGCGCACGCCGTCGGCGATCAGCTCGCGGCATTCGGCGACGAGTTCGTCCGGCGTCTTGCTGTGCATGGGGCCGCGGATCGCCGGGATCGTGCAGAATGTGCATTTCTGATTACACCCCTCGCTGAGCCGGACGTAGGCGTAGTGGCGGGGCGTGAGGCGCAGGCGGCCCTCGTCCGACCAGGGTTGCGGGTGGTAATCGCCGAGGTACAGGTCGAGGTCGGCGTCGCGGGCGTGTCGCCAGACGGCGCGCACGATGTCATCGCGGTTGTGCACGCCGACGAGCGCGTCAATCTCCGGTACGGCGACGCGCAGTTGTTCGCCGTCGCGCTGCACCAGACAGCCGGCGACCACGATCCGCCGGAGCTCGCCGCGCCGCTTGCGCTCGGCCAGTTCACGGATAACGGCGAGTGCTTCCTGTCGCGCGGATTCCAGGAAGCCGCAGGTGTTCACGACGATCGTGTCGGCGGCCGACTCGTCGCCGCTGATGACCGCGCCCGACTCGGCGAGCTGCCCCAGCATCTTCTCCGAATCGACCAGGTTCTTCGCGCAGCCCAGGGACACGAAACCGACCACGGGCGCGGGGGATCCGCGTAAGCGAGCTGGTCGCGGAGCTGGGTTACGCTTGGTTCGCTTCTTCATTCCAGAACACGCACGATGACGAGGTTCGGGTAGTTCGGAAACCGGCGCTCCGGACGCACGCCGGCCGCGTGCTCCGCGTCCGCCAGGGCGTCGAAACGCGCCAAGCCCAGGCGGCCGGCGTAGTAGGCGGCGTGCATCTCGCTGAGCCGGTCGTGCCAGATGATATACACGATGCCGATGCGACGGCATTCGACGAGGACATCGGGCCACGTTTGCCCGCCGACGTCTTCATAGCTCACGAAGCGGTCGCGCGGCTCGCATCCGGCGTACAGCCGCAGCAGGCCCGGGTTGTCGCAGAGCACGCGGGCGGAGGTTGGCGTGTGGTCGCGGATCCAGCGCGCGGCCTCGACCACGTTCTTCATGTCCTGACCGGTCCCGAGTAGGGCGGCGCCGGTCTGGATGCGCAGCGTCAGGAGCAGCGCCAGTGCGATCAGGAGCACCACCTGTCCCACGCGTTGCCGTCGCAAGAGCAACGGGGCGGCCCAAACGGCGCTGAGCGCGACCAGGGCGGGCAGGCCGACGCGCCCCAGCAACCGCTCTGCACCGCCGGCTGCGGTCGCGAACGCCTGCGCTTCGGTGAGCAGGGCGGACGCCAGGGCGATGCCCAGTACGATCAGCAACCATTGTCCAACGCGCGGCGGCAACCCGCGCCGCTTGAGCCGCACGACCACGATGCTCAAGCCCGCGCTGGCGAACAGGATCAGTAGCGGCGCCATCGGATAGCCGTAACGATCCATCCTGTACGCGTAGAGCGCGTGCACGATGAGGTAGCCGGCGAGCGCAAACATGGCTGTAACCGCGACGCGGTCGCGCGCCCGAATGCGCACGACGGCCCCGCACACCGCCGCGAGCACGGGCACCACCAGCAGCGCGAAGCGCGCCGGGTTTTCCATGCTCGCCAGCCAATCCGGCAGCCGCAGTGTCGCGAACTCGAAGCACGTCCGCGCCACGATCGCGAGTGCCCAGCCCGGATCGAACGCCGGCCGCGCGGCCATCTGCGTCAAGTAGTGGTCCTTCCAGCCGGGCGTCCAGGTCACGGCCGTGAGTCCCAGCCAGATCAGCAGCGGCGCGGCGGCCAGGACGCAACTGAGCATGACTCGCTGCCACGGGCGTCGACGCAGGAGGTCAGCGACGCCCAGGCCCACAATCAGCCCGGCGACGTCGTAGCGCGTCATAATCGCCACGGCGGCGATCACGTATGGCCAGGCTCCGCCGCGCGGCGCGACCAGCAGCGTCAGGAGCACCAGCGTGATCAGGAGCGGTTCCAGGATCACATGCGCCGTGCAATACAGGCCCATGGGCAGCAGCAGGAACCAGACCGCGGCCCACCGTGCAGCCGATCCGAACCAGGTGCGACCGATCAGGTAGATTAGGACGGCGTTGAGTGGCAACAGCAGGGCATTCAGCCACTCCGCGACAACGAGCCCGGCCGCCTCGACGGGCAGCAGGCGACCGAGGGCCGCGATCAGCACGGGATACACCGGCGCGCGCGTCAACGTCGGCGGCAGCTCACCACGTAGCAAGGCGCTGCCTGCATCGACAAAGCTGGGAAAATCCGCGTGCGGCATGGCGAAATGGCCACGGCACGCCAGCCCGACGACCAACCCCAACGCGGCCAGGGCCAGCACGTCATGCCGACATACGACCGCCGCGCGGCGGGCGGGTGCGGCCTCCTGGTTGGGCGGCGTGGGAGCGGGGCTGGGCGCAGTGGTTTCCATGCGTCTACGCCTTGAAGGCTGCGATCAGCCGGGGCTGCTGCGTAGCCACACCAGCAGCATGTTGTACGCGGC
Encoded here:
- a CDS encoding alkaline phosphatase family protein, yielding MDTTSSLVAARQTTAQPRAKRPLKSVADRLLIIGLDGATFAVLHPLLDAGRMPHLKRFIADGVWGVLESTQPPITPAAWTTFMTGKGPGRHGILDFETYDATTHTLTFNSTYEIREKTLWQLLSEKGLRVGSINVPMTYPPKPVNGFMISGFETPSVDAQFTWPPELKQEIFHLIPTYDYRTNWRRTALGKRAQLEDNLEYIANSFDQGARLTEYCGDKFGWDVLMTVFKLVDNLQHKAWKYLDPRTSRRYPAEAELAARCFERLDKVLGELFAYAHRNGATVLIMSDHGHGSLDGKAQPNLLLSRWGYLALRSPWDQARTRAGHWLHRLTKGRATRFEQGSRGIERDLAVDWSRTRACVMHAGIYGYLYINLQGRGPLGIVPPAQYERLRDELADRLRRETIRQPDGQVTPIFTEVHKTEELYGCSRDVNPNLPDLMLAPHPGLAVVRKIRGRQPVRWCHASRLEGTHRVEGILALGGPNVRCGARVDANIVDITPTTLAALGLRVPVDMEGRVVREAFAIEPVVEQEPPVAPVPRAEEEAYTDEDRRVLEQRLSDLGYLE
- the rimO gene encoding 30S ribosomal protein S12 methylthiotransferase RimO — translated: MVGFVSLGCAKNLVDSEKMLGQLAESGAVISGDESAADTIVVNTCGFLESARQEALAVIRELAERKRRGELRRIVVAGCLVQRDGEQLRVAVPEIDALVGVHNRDDIVRAVWRHARDADLDLYLGDYHPQPWSDEGRLRLTPRHYAYVRLSEGCNQKCTFCTIPAIRGPMHSKTPDELVAECRELIADGVRELILIGQDTTSYGEDRGDERGLSGLLRRLDTDCDGARWLRLMYVYPSVFTDAMIEAIAECKRIVKYIDIPLQHINDRMLRAMGRRVTRRRTEDLLDKLRRRIPGVTIRTTFIVGFPGETDAEFEELLRFVRAFGFDAVGTFMYSRESDTPAGRMKGQLEEQVKQERHARLMLAQQEVAFAAARRRIGSRLDVVIDERSAERCVGRHAGQAPEVDAVSILPASGHAPGDYVPVRCVDTTGYDLIVAPEQPRLPLA